A single window of Archangium gephyra DNA harbors:
- the purB gene encoding adenylosuccinate lyase: MIPRYSRKEMSSLWTDVARLRRWRDVELAALEGMVEQGIAPREALQDCLARAGDFTEADAARIEEIERTTKHDVIAFLTFMEERIGPSARWLHLGMTSSDVLDTSLGLVLRDAVDLMLQGVGRAMAAVEKRAFEHKRTLMMGRSHGIHAEPITFGHKLAIWYDELRRAEARLLRAREVISVGKISGAVGTFAHLPPAVEVFACKKLGLTPAPASSQIVQRDRHAEYFSALALLGSSIEKFAVEIRHLQRTEVREAEEHFTPGQKGSSAMPHKRNPILSENLSGLARLLRGYAVSALEDVALWHERDISHSSVERVIGPDATIVADFMLHRFAGLMENLRVYPENMQKNLDLLGGVVNSQRILLELARKGMDRQAAYVIVQRNAMRMYEQGVTFRQALAEDQELLKVMTPAELEDCFSAGYHIKHVDDIFQRVFGRTG, translated from the coding sequence GTGATTCCGCGTTACAGCCGCAAGGAGATGTCTTCCCTCTGGACCGATGTGGCCCGTCTGCGCCGTTGGCGCGACGTGGAGCTGGCCGCGCTGGAGGGCATGGTGGAGCAGGGGATCGCCCCGCGCGAGGCGCTGCAGGACTGCCTCGCCCGCGCCGGTGACTTCACCGAGGCCGATGCCGCCCGCATCGAGGAGATCGAGCGCACCACCAAACACGACGTCATCGCCTTCCTCACCTTCATGGAGGAGCGCATCGGGCCGAGTGCCCGCTGGCTGCACCTGGGCATGACGTCCTCGGACGTGCTGGACACCTCGCTGGGCCTGGTGCTGCGCGATGCGGTGGACCTCATGCTCCAGGGGGTGGGGCGTGCCATGGCCGCGGTGGAGAAGCGCGCCTTCGAGCACAAGCGCACGCTGATGATGGGCCGCAGCCACGGCATCCACGCCGAGCCCATCACCTTCGGGCACAAGCTGGCCATCTGGTACGACGAGCTGCGCCGCGCCGAGGCCCGCCTGCTCCGGGCCCGCGAGGTCATCTCCGTGGGCAAGATTTCGGGCGCCGTGGGCACGTTCGCGCACCTGCCTCCCGCGGTGGAGGTGTTCGCGTGCAAGAAGCTGGGCCTCACGCCCGCGCCGGCCTCCAGCCAGATCGTCCAGCGAGACAGGCACGCCGAGTACTTCTCCGCGCTGGCGCTGCTGGGCTCGAGCATCGAGAAGTTCGCGGTGGAGATCCGCCACCTGCAGCGCACCGAGGTCCGTGAGGCCGAGGAGCACTTCACCCCGGGCCAGAAGGGCTCGAGCGCCATGCCGCACAAGCGCAACCCCATCCTCTCGGAGAACCTCTCCGGGCTGGCGCGGCTGCTGCGTGGCTACGCGGTGAGCGCCCTGGAGGACGTGGCGCTCTGGCACGAGCGCGACATCTCGCACTCCTCGGTGGAGCGCGTGATTGGCCCGGATGCGACGATCGTGGCCGACTTCATGCTGCACCGCTTCGCCGGGCTGATGGAGAACCTGCGCGTCTACCCGGAGAACATGCAGAAGAACCTGGACCTGCTGGGCGGGGTGGTGAACTCGCAGCGGATCCTGCTGGAGCTGGCGCGCAAGGGGATGGATCGCCAGGCGGCGTACGTCATCGTCCAGCGCAACGCCATGCGCATGTACGAGCAGGGCGTGACCTTCCGGCAGGCGCTCGCGGAGGACCAGGAGCTCCTCAAGGTGATGACGCCCGCGGAGCTCGAGGACTGCTTCTCGGCCGGCTACCACATCAAGCACGTGGACGACATCTTCCAGCGCGTGTTCGGCCGCACCGGGTAG
- a CDS encoding ABC transporter substrate-binding protein — MKRWGWLALLVLWAPLVASSEPARPRVVVVKSAGLAPYAAVVAGFIAEVRAEVVEVTLEDSAQTATRAFQRIASQKPALVLAIGPLAANTARRTLDTQVPVLFAMVPYYEKYGLEGPNITGIALTSDFRPELAALKALAPSAKRVGILHDPRYSAGLVEAAQSAAGPLGLSIVPLAADAQSKAEKVLAGSKEKVDALLMVADKTVGNAAVVQELIAFATAQHLPLVGLTPSQVKEGATLALAPSPTAIGQQAGRLANRIIHEKVDPGALAVSQPEGLDLAVNLSAASKLGGSRDVVLELLRFAAKRDFPVRVFE, encoded by the coding sequence GCCGGCGCGGCCCCGCGTGGTGGTGGTGAAGTCCGCCGGGCTCGCTCCCTACGCGGCGGTGGTGGCCGGCTTCATCGCCGAGGTGCGCGCCGAGGTGGTGGAGGTGACGCTGGAGGACAGCGCCCAGACGGCGACCCGGGCCTTCCAGCGCATCGCCTCGCAGAAGCCGGCGCTGGTGCTGGCCATCGGCCCGCTGGCGGCCAACACCGCCCGCCGCACGTTGGACACGCAGGTCCCCGTCCTCTTCGCCATGGTGCCCTACTACGAGAAGTACGGCCTGGAGGGCCCCAACATCACCGGCATCGCGCTCACCAGTGACTTCCGTCCCGAGCTGGCCGCCCTCAAGGCCCTGGCGCCCTCGGCGAAGCGGGTGGGCATCCTGCATGACCCGCGCTACTCCGCCGGGCTGGTGGAGGCGGCGCAGTCGGCCGCGGGTCCCCTGGGCCTCTCCATCGTGCCGCTCGCGGCGGACGCGCAGAGCAAGGCGGAGAAGGTGCTCGCCGGCTCCAAGGAGAAGGTGGACGCGCTGCTCATGGTGGCCGACAAGACGGTGGGCAACGCCGCCGTCGTCCAGGAGCTCATCGCCTTCGCCACCGCTCAACACCTGCCGCTGGTGGGCCTCACCCCCAGTCAGGTGAAGGAGGGCGCCACGCTCGCCCTCGCTCCCAGCCCCACCGCCATCGGGCAGCAGGCGGGACGGCTGGCCAACCGCATCATCCATGAGAAGGTCGATCCCGGTGCGCTGGCTGTCTCCCAGCCCGAGGGATTGGACCTGGCCGTCAATCTCTCCGCCGCCAGCAAGCTGGGAGGCTCCAGGGACGTGGTGCTGGAGCTGCTCCGGTTCGCGGCGAAGCGGGACTTCCCCGTGAGGGTCTTCGAGTGA